From Syngnathoides biaculeatus isolate LvHL_M chromosome 19, ASM1980259v1, whole genome shotgun sequence, a single genomic window includes:
- the LOC133492943 gene encoding tripartite motif-containing protein 55-like → MENLEKQLVCPICLEMFTKPVVILPCQHNLCRKCANDVFQASNPYLPTTRSGSLASGGRFRCPSCRHEVVLDRHGVYGLQRNLLVENIIDMFKQESGSGSAPAPERKEAAAPMCDVHKDEKINIYCVSHNVPTCSMCKVFGTHKDCQVEPINSIYQTKKVSRKRKIPRRKYVSNLDPAQTELNDGIAMMLGNNDRLQGIISQLEEACRAIEVGARRVRRPSYMSPALSFRPPREANILTVLCVFPFLYPFSHLRILTTTC, encoded by the exons ATGGAGAATCTGGAGAAGCAGCTGGTTTGCCCCATATGCCTGGAAATGTTTACGAAGCCCGTGGTCATCCTGCCCTGCCAGCACAACCTCTGCAGGAAATGCGCCAACGACGTCTTCCAG GCCTCCAACCCGTACCTGCCGACCACCCGGAGCGGCTCGCTGGCGTCCGGCGGCCGCTTCCGGTGCCCGTCCTGCAGGCACGAGGTGGTCCTGGACCGCCACGGCGTCTACGGGCTGCAGCGGAACCTGCTGGTGGAGAACATCATCGACATGTTCAAGCAGGAATCCGGCAG CGGGAGCGCGCCGGCGCCCGAGCGCAAGGAGGCCGCAGCGCCCATGTGCGACGTCCACAAAGACGAAAAGATCAACATCTACTGCGTGAGCCACAATGTGCCCACGTGCTCCATGTGCAAGGTCTTCGGTACCCACAAGGACTGTCAGGTGGAGCCCATCAACAGCATCTACCAGACCAAGAAGGTGAGCCGCAAACGCAAAATACCCCGTCGAAAGTACGTAAGCAACCTCGATCCCGCACAGACGGAGCTGAACGACGGCATCGCCATGATGCTGGGAAACAACGACCGGTTGCAAGGGATCATCAGTCAACTGGAGGAGGCCTGCCGCGCCATCGAGGTCGGTGCCCGTCGCGTGCGGCGCCCATCTTATATGTCACCCGCTTTGAGTTTCCGTCCGCCCCGAGAGGCAAATATTCTCACTGTGCTCTGCGTCTTTCCCTTTTTATATCCGTTCTCGCACCTCCGCATTCTTACTACAACGTGTTAG
- the crhb gene encoding corticotropin releasing hormone b, with product MKLNLLATTAIVLVAFLPSRECRSIESPAGVQSPNSLQLEQRQQQQHRSQSGPVLERLGEEYFIRLGNGDSNSLPPSSMYPLGAAGLLNRALQLQLTRRLLQGKAGSVRGAFRNDDGGDSAERGRRSEDPPISLDLTFHLLREMMEMSKAEQLAQQAQNNRRMMELFGK from the coding sequence ATGAAGCTCAATTTGCTCGCTACCACCGCCATTGTGCTCGTCGCGTTCCTCCCGAGCCGCGAATGTCGGTCTATTGAGAGCCCCGCCGGAGTCCAAAGTCCCAACTCCCTGCAACTGGAGCAgcggcaacagcagcagcacaggTCGCAATCGGGTCCGGTCCTGGAGCGCCTCGGGGAGGAGTACTTCATCCGGCTGGGCAACGGCGACTCCAACTCTTTGCCCCCTTCGTCCATGTACCCACTGGGGGCCGCCGGGCTCCTGAACCGGGCGCTGCAGCTCCAGCTGACTCGGCGGCTTTTGCAGGGCAAAGCGGGCAGCGTCCGAGGCGCCTTCAGGAATGACGACGGCGGGGACTCGGCGGAGCGGGGGCGGCGGTCCGAGGACCCGCCCATATCCCTGGACCTCACCTTCCACCTGCTGCGGGAGATGATGGAGATGTCCAAGGCGGAGCAGCTGGCCCAGCAAGCCCAGAACAACAGAAGAATGATGGAGCTCTTCGGGAAGTGA